Proteins co-encoded in one Desulfitobacterium hafniense DCB-2 genomic window:
- a CDS encoding nucleoside hydrolase, whose amino-acid sequence MKIIYDCDNTMGVPGCDIVDGLSLLYLLGKEELDICAITTTYGNSKVDIVYQNTVNMLSEIGRRDIPVYKGCTNRYGLDSEATDYLVKMVNDHPGEISILATGALTNLYAAYIKDQNFFRKLDRLVVMGGLTHDVIPDGKAFDEWNLSVDPAATHWVLKEGKDLFLITRDMDINVSVSTADFIHRLTRNRSPIGRYIVERSISWLEYTMLHLKSNCFYLGDLVAAVYLVNPQFFEDQQQIISLSTKTISKGLLCPTDNRQEGQTIHLPTLRHRDDFVEDIYTTWLKADCGFVKEIGGGW is encoded by the coding sequence ATGAAGATAATCTATGATTGTGATAACACCATGGGTGTTCCAGGGTGCGATATAGTTGACGGACTGTCTTTACTCTATTTATTGGGTAAAGAGGAGCTCGACATCTGCGCAATTACCACCACCTATGGCAACAGCAAAGTCGATATCGTTTATCAAAATACAGTGAATATGCTCAGTGAGATCGGCCGCAGGGATATTCCTGTGTACAAAGGGTGTACTAATCGCTATGGGCTTGATAGTGAGGCAACGGATTATTTGGTAAAGATGGTGAACGATCACCCTGGTGAAATCTCTATTTTAGCAACAGGAGCCCTGACCAACCTCTACGCGGCCTATATTAAAGATCAGAATTTTTTCAGGAAATTGGATCGGTTGGTGGTCATGGGTGGGTTAACTCATGACGTAATACCGGACGGGAAAGCATTTGATGAGTGGAACTTATCAGTTGACCCGGCAGCCACCCATTGGGTTTTAAAGGAAGGAAAAGATCTTTTTCTCATCACACGGGATATGGACATTAATGTTTCTGTATCTACTGCGGATTTCATCCACAGACTGACCAGGAATCGGAGTCCAATCGGCCGCTATATAGTGGAACGCTCCATTTCCTGGCTGGAATACACGATGCTGCATCTAAAAAGCAATTGCTTTTATCTGGGGGATCTTGTGGCGGCGGTCTATCTTGTCAATCCGCAGTTTTTTGAAGATCAGCAGCAAATCATTTCTTTAAGTACCAAAACGATCAGCAAAGGCTTATTATGCCCCACGGATAACAGGCAGGAAGGGCAAACGATCCACTTGCCAACACTTCGCCATCGGGATGATTTTGTGGAGGATATCTATACTACTTGGCTGAAGGCAGACTGCGGTTTTGTAAAGGAAATAGGAGGAGGTTGGTAA
- a CDS encoding molybdopterin-dependent oxidoreductase: MEKQWKKTLDDGSYTVRTCGWSPPGDHPVGCGMILTVKEGRLIKVEGDPEHPITNGRLCVRCLTLPEYTHHPQRVIYPMKRLGAKGENKWQRISWDEAWDTIVDKINYFKENHGAESIVVFGGTGREACLYYYPLGFASIGTPNVCYPQSGWSCYGPRCAITDYILGAGYPEIDFAGHFEDRYNHPGWKAPEYLMLWGKEPLKSNPDGFFGHSVIDMMKLGTKIIMVDPRISWLATRAEHVLQLRPGSDTALALGLLHVIIKEELYDHDFVENWCYGWDEFVERVMEYPPEKVSEITWVPAEKIYEVARVFAKAKPASLGWGLAVDQNPNGVQLGHALLAMIAITGNLDVPGGVTIGPPASLMGKWRVESRSNLSEELWNKRIGAEQWPAVSTALATTHPDETLNTLETGKPYKLRMGWFNSSNFITPTNSAQPDRWYRALQSLEFSVVQDTFMTPTAMAFADIFLPLPTFAEHDGVVLTHYGRNAVFAGAMNKALTVGETKSDLEVCFELGKRLNPKAWPWDNVSDFFTEQLKPDTGFGFEELREKGLYQPGYTYKKHEKGLLRFDGEPGFNTVTGMVELCSTLFESWGDDALPYHEEPPYSPYSTPELAKEYPLTLTTGARKYTSFHSEHRQLKTLREIDPNPEMEIHPETAAELGIIEGDWVVIENMFGKARMVAHLTEAIHPKVVHATHGWWFPEKEAAEPSLFGVWESNINTLMPHQHNGKLGFGDTFKSILCKVYREA, encoded by the coding sequence ATGGAAAAACAATGGAAAAAAACGCTGGACGACGGTTCGTATACCGTGAGAACATGTGGATGGTCACCGCCGGGAGATCACCCTGTAGGTTGCGGTATGATTCTGACTGTCAAAGAAGGCAGACTCATCAAGGTAGAAGGAGATCCTGAACATCCCATCACCAATGGCAGACTGTGCGTGAGGTGTCTGACTCTCCCAGAATATACTCATCATCCCCAACGGGTTATCTATCCGATGAAACGCCTTGGTGCCAAAGGAGAAAACAAATGGCAACGGATCTCCTGGGATGAAGCATGGGATACCATCGTCGACAAAATCAATTATTTCAAAGAGAACCATGGTGCTGAATCCATCGTTGTCTTTGGCGGAACGGGCCGTGAAGCCTGTCTGTACTATTACCCCCTGGGCTTTGCTTCCATCGGCACACCAAACGTTTGCTACCCGCAAAGCGGTTGGTCCTGCTACGGCCCACGCTGTGCTATCACCGACTATATTCTGGGTGCAGGCTATCCTGAAATCGACTTTGCCGGTCACTTTGAAGACCGCTATAACCATCCGGGCTGGAAGGCTCCTGAATATCTCATGCTCTGGGGTAAAGAACCCCTGAAGTCCAATCCCGACGGCTTCTTCGGTCACTCTGTTATTGATATGATGAAGCTGGGAACCAAGATCATCATGGTTGACCCAAGGATCAGCTGGCTCGCTACCAGAGCTGAGCATGTCCTTCAACTCAGACCCGGTTCGGACACCGCCCTTGCTTTAGGACTGCTTCACGTAATCATTAAAGAAGAGCTTTACGATCATGATTTTGTAGAAAACTGGTGCTATGGCTGGGATGAATTCGTAGAGCGGGTTATGGAATACCCACCTGAGAAGGTTTCCGAAATCACCTGGGTTCCTGCTGAAAAGATTTATGAAGTGGCCCGTGTCTTCGCCAAAGCTAAACCGGCAAGCCTTGGCTGGGGATTAGCTGTCGACCAGAATCCCAATGGGGTTCAACTGGGTCATGCCTTACTGGCTATGATTGCGATCACCGGTAACCTTGATGTACCTGGTGGAGTAACAATCGGACCACCTGCATCCCTTATGGGCAAATGGCGTGTTGAATCACGTTCAAATCTCTCCGAAGAACTTTGGAATAAGAGAATTGGGGCAGAGCAATGGCCAGCAGTGAGCACCGCTTTGGCGACAACTCACCCCGATGAAACCTTGAATACTTTGGAAACAGGTAAGCCTTACAAATTGAGAATGGGCTGGTTCAACAGCAGCAACTTCATCACCCCCACCAACTCAGCTCAACCGGATCGTTGGTATCGGGCCCTGCAGTCCTTGGAGTTCAGTGTTGTACAGGATACCTTCATGACACCTACGGCCATGGCTTTTGCCGACATTTTCTTACCGCTGCCCACCTTTGCCGAGCATGATGGCGTGGTTCTGACTCACTATGGACGGAATGCCGTATTTGCAGGCGCTATGAACAAAGCCTTAACGGTGGGCGAAACAAAGTCTGACCTCGAAGTCTGTTTTGAACTGGGTAAAAGACTCAATCCCAAAGCCTGGCCTTGGGACAATGTTTCCGATTTCTTCACTGAGCAGCTTAAACCTGATACAGGGTTTGGCTTTGAAGAGCTGCGTGAAAAAGGCCTCTATCAACCCGGCTATACCTATAAAAAACATGAAAAGGGTCTCCTGAGATTTGATGGCGAGCCTGGATTTAATACGGTTACCGGAATGGTTGAATTGTGCTCTACTCTGTTTGAATCCTGGGGCGATGATGCTCTGCCTTATCATGAAGAGCCGCCTTACAGCCCTTACAGCACACCGGAGCTTGCTAAAGAATATCCCTTGACCTTAACAACCGGCGCCAGAAAATATACCTCCTTCCATTCAGAACACAGACAGCTCAAAACCTTGCGGGAAATTGATCCTAACCCGGAAATGGAAATCCATCCGGAAACCGCGGCTGAGTTAGGCATCATCGAAGGGGACTGGGTCGTTATTGAAAACATGTTTGGGAAGGCCAGAATGGTCGCTCATCTTACTGAGGCCATTCATCCCAAAGTTGTCCATGCTACTCATGGCTGGTGGTTCCCGGAGAAAGAAGCTGCAGAACCGTCCCTCTTTGGCGTGTGGGAATCCAATATCAATACCTTGATGCCCCACCAACATAATGGAAAACTCGGTTTCGGCGATACCTTTAAGAGTATTCTCTGTAAGGTTTACAGAGAAGCTTAA
- a CDS encoding oxidoreductase — translation MAKYGLMIDYEYCTGCHSCEVACKNEKNLPVGKWGIKLTEVGPWKIDSEKWEWNYVPVPTNFCDVCEERIKDGKKPSCVLHCLGQAMEYGPVEELAKKMAEKGKKVVMFLP, via the coding sequence ATGGCGAAATATGGCTTGATGATCGATTATGAATATTGTACTGGCTGTCACTCTTGTGAAGTTGCCTGTAAAAACGAAAAGAATCTTCCCGTCGGAAAATGGGGGATCAAACTGACCGAGGTGGGTCCCTGGAAAATTGATTCGGAAAAATGGGAATGGAACTATGTTCCTGTTCCGACTAACTTTTGTGATGTGTGTGAAGAGCGCATTAAAGATGGAAAAAAACCTTCTTGTGTCCTGCATTGCTTAGGTCAGGCTATGGAATACGGCCCTGTGGAAGAACTAGCCAAAAAGATGGCTGAAAAAGGTAAAAAGGTAGTTATGTTTCTTCCTTAA